One Balaenoptera ricei isolate mBalRic1 chromosome 16, mBalRic1.hap2, whole genome shotgun sequence genomic window carries:
- the FAM25A gene encoding protein FAM25A isoform X1 — MGCAGLMLPEGHCPSHNAGVAPPSLFLLPSALTHHPSQGSCPRSQPGIKGIYKSRLVQAPASCLITTCRHTMLGGLGKLAAEGLAHRTEKATEEAVDVVEGVVKEVVEPAKEAGENAITEALKKTHETGNKVVKEVTETVTNTVTNAVTHAAEGLGKLGQ; from the exons ATGGGGTGTGCGGGTCTCATGCTGCCCGAGGGTCACTGCCCCAGCCACAACGCTGGGGTGGCTCCACCCAGCCTCTTCCTCCTGCCGTCTGCGCTGACTCACCACCCGAGCCAGGGCTCCTGCCCCAGATCCCAGCCAGGCATCAAAGGCATCTATAAAAGCAGACTGGTTCAGGCCCCAGCATCCTGCTTGATCACCACCTGTCGCCACACAATGTTGGGAGGCCTGGGGAAGCTTGCCGCCGAGGGTCTGGCCCACCGCACCGAGAAGGCCACCGAGGAAGCTG TTGACGTCGTGGAGGGAGTGGTGAAGGAGGTGGTGGAGCCTGCCAAGGAGGCTGGAGAGAACG CCATTACTGAAGCTTTAAAGAAGACCCATGAGACAGGGAACAAAGTGGTAAAGGAAGTCACTGAGACGGTGACCAACACAGTCACAAATGCTGTCACGCACGCAGCAGAAGgcctgggcaaactgggacagTGA